In Limisalsivibrio acetivorans, one genomic interval encodes:
- a CDS encoding DUF2023 family protein: MQVFCHHLYEYKKGLRSLILHTAQSVHKKAMVSKLEKNGIDYLIQDIDTKRFNIFFGEPNCVEVVRRFDATLDKLTNEQDFILGIMLGYDRILQCRRYLQRTESSEQMAG, from the coding sequence ATGCAGGTATTTTGTCATCATCTATACGAGTATAAGAAGGGTCTTCGCAGTCTTATATTGCATACGGCACAGTCTGTGCACAAAAAAGCAATGGTATCAAAGCTGGAGAAGAACGGTATAGATTATTTGATTCAGGACATCGACACGAAGCGTTTTAATATCTTCTTTGGAGAGCCGAACTGCGTTGAGGTTGTGCGCCGCTTTGATGCGACTCTTGATAAGCTGACGAACGAGCAGGACTTCATTCTGGGTATCATGCTCGGCTACGACCGAATCCTCCAATGCCGCCGCTACCTCCAGCGCACGGAAAGCAGTGAGCAGATGGCGGGATGA